A region of Anaerolineales bacterium DNA encodes the following proteins:
- a CDS encoding methyltransferase: protein MTYFILFIVLSISLLIFTLRRPHRHRFLRYFAFECTLGLVVLNADSWFLDPMSPLQIVSWLLLTGSLLLALHGFHMLRSLGAPEEDLENTTKLVTTGAYRFIRHPLYASLLLLGLGAFLKSPSGFGFLILALLVVFMYATAWVEEADNLERFGQPYADYMETTKRFIPFIF from the coding sequence ATGACGTATTTCATCCTTTTCATCGTGCTCTCGATCTCGTTGTTGATCTTCACGCTGCGCCGGCCGCATCGTCACCGTTTCTTACGTTACTTCGCCTTCGAGTGTACGCTCGGCCTGGTCGTTCTCAACGCTGACTCCTGGTTTCTGGATCCGATGTCTCCTTTGCAGATCGTTTCCTGGCTGCTGCTCACTGGCTCTCTTCTGCTCGCGCTTCACGGCTTTCATATGCTCCGCTCGTTGGGGGCGCCAGAAGAAGACCTGGAAAATACGACGAAATTGGTCACCACAGGGGCCTACCGATTTATCCGCCATCCGCTCTACGCTTCACTGCTGCTTCTCGGACTGGGGGCGTTCTTGAAATCACCTTCGGGATTCGGCTTCTTGATCCTGGCCTTACTGGTCGTGTTCATGTACGCCACCGCATGGGTGGAAGAAGCGGACAACCTCGAGCGCTTCGGCCAGCCGTATGCGGATTACATGGAAACCACCAAAAGGTTCATACCCTTCATTTTCTGA
- a CDS encoding helix-turn-helix transcriptional regulator, whose amino-acid sequence MADKVINRIKKYRLRHEMTQEDLANAVGVSRQSINAIERGRYVPSLPLALRFARLFETSMDDLFQLQEEA is encoded by the coding sequence ATGGCAGACAAGGTCATTAACCGAATCAAAAAGTACCGACTCCGGCACGAAATGACCCAGGAAGATCTTGCCAACGCCGTCGGGGTTTCGCGGCAGAGCATCAACGCCATCGAACGCGGCCGGTACGTTCCCAGCCTGCCGCTGGCGCTGCGCTTCGCCCGTTTGTTCGAGACCTCGATGGACGATTTATTTCAACTTCAGGAGGAAGCCTAA